Below is a genomic region from Pseudomonas frederiksbergensis.
AGCCGCCCATGGCGGTCGCGTCCAGTGCGGCTTTGATGTCGGGCTCTGCATCGCCTTCGACCACCACGCCCACGGCCGAGAGAGCGGCGTAGCGATAGGCCGTGATAAACGCGTCAGCCATTTCCTCGGCGACGGTTCCGCCGAACAAGGCTTTGGCCTCCGGTGCGCTGTTGAGCGGTGTCGGCACGTTGGCCGCCACTGTCGCACCTGCGCCCAAGGGAACGATCAGGCAAACGCTCTGTTTGTTGGTCGGCAGTGTCCGTACCGCCAGGCTGGTGTTGAACTCCATGTAAACGCCCGGCTTGCGAATCGACGCCGGGATGGTGTCAAAGGAAATGCTCATTCAGCGGGCTCCTGTGCGGGTTGTTTGGCACCGTTGCGCGGCTTCTTGGCGGGCAACAGTTCGCCTGCCGCCATCCGGCGACGGTAATAAGAGGTGTCAGGCACATCGACCGATTCAGTGGGGTCAATATGGTTGTGCGGG
It encodes:
- a CDS encoding DUF2635 domain-containing protein, which encodes MHVLAAPGHQVPMESDPHNHIDPTESVDVPDTSYYRRRMAAGELLPAKKPRNGAKQPAQEPAE